In Bombus vancouverensis nearcticus chromosome 1, iyBomVanc1_principal, whole genome shotgun sequence, a single genomic region encodes these proteins:
- the LOC117153654 gene encoding glutaminyl-peptide cyclotransferase, which yields MATRIKLPQWLLCGIQFIGSLLQSTTMIYLGLCFFLISMGVLITDSNIITQTSFRNEKYYHTPSSLSRNQIITLSDLSNVDHMNEVLDNICVVRIVGTPEHTRVKDYIKKSMNDLNWTVQSDSFEDQTPTFGPLQFENIVAKLNPNAKRYLALACHYDSKYTRERNFEGATDSAVPCAQMINLAKVMKDYLKSIKDNDISLMLIFFDGEEAFKEWGPKDSIYGARHLADVWHNNHINYTQGENVSELDKIDLLVLLDLIGAPDPTFYNYFSNTEKWYSLLMRTESKLASLKKFESYSYGQPTQTYFQPYSVEAYIEDDHIPFLRRDTPILHLIPYPFPKVWHKQSDNRNNIDLKTTENINKILRVFVASYLHINM from the exons ATGGCGACACGAATTAAATTGCCACAATGGCTGCTTTGCGGCATTCAGTTCATTGGAAGTTTGCTACAGAGTACGACGATGATCTACCTTGGtttgtgtttttttttaatttccatgGGTGTTTTAATCACCGACTCAAATATTATAACACAAACAAGTTTTCGAAATGAAAAG TATTATCACACGCCAAGTAGCCTATCAAGAAATCAAATAATCACATTGTCAGATCTGTCAAATGTCGATCATATGAACGAAGTTTTAGATAACATATGCGTTGTGAGAATCGTCGGAACACCTGAGCACACGAGAGTAAAAGAT TACATCAAGAAATCAATGAATGATCTTAATTGGACTGTTCAATCTGACAGCTTTGAAGATCAGACCCCAACTTTTGGACCTTTACAGTTTGAAAATATAGTTGCAAAATTAAATCCCAATGCAAAGAGGTATTTGGCATTAGCTTGCCATTATGACTCAAAGTATACTAGAGAAAGGAACTTTGAAGGTGCTACAGACAGTGCAGTACCATGTGCTCAAATGATTAACTTAGCTAAAGTTATGAAGGATTATTTAAAATCTATAAAAGAC AATGATATTAGTTTAATGCTTATATTTTTTGATGGTGAAGAGGCTTTTAAAGAGTGGGGTCCAAAAGATTCTATTTATGGTGCAAGGCATTTAGCTGATGTTTGGCACAACAATCATATTAATTATACCCAAGGAGAAAATGTCTCTGAATTAGATAAAATT GATTTACTGGTTTTGTTAGATTTAATAGGAGCACCAGATCCAACATTTTACAATTACTTTAGTAACACAGAGAAATGGTATTCTTTATTAATGAGGACTGAAAGTAAATTAGCTTCCTTAAAGAAGTTTGAATCTTATTCTTATGGACAACCTACACAAACATACTTTCAACCATATTCTGTGGAAGCTTATATAGAGGATGATCATATTCCTTTCTTACGTCGag ATACTCCTATTCTTCATCTAATACCATATCCTTTCCCAAAGGTTTGGCATAAACAAAGTGATAATCGGAATAACATTGATTTaaaaacaacagaaaatatcaataaaattcTAAGAGTTTTTGTAGCTTCATATTTACACATTAATATGTAa